The region TCGGGGCCGAGGACCGAAGCGTTAAGGCTGTCCTGCTCGGAGGTGAAGCGCACGGAGTTTTCCATGAGCTTCGGATTGCCGCGCAGCTTCAGCGCGGTGTCGGCGGAGCCGGTGAAAGCCACGGCATCCTGACAGCCGAGCAGGTCGAGCATGTCGCCCAAGCCGCCGCTGACCAGTTGCAGCGCGCCCTTGGGCAGCAGCCCACTGTCCAGCATCAGCCGCACACAATGTTCGGTGACGTAGCAGGTGGCGGTCGCCGGTTTCACGATGGCCGGGACACCCGCCAGCAGGGTCGGCGCGAGTTTCTCCAGCATCCCCCAGACCGGGAAGTTGAACGCATTGATATGCACGGCGACGCCCTGCAGCGGCGTGCAGATGTGCCGCCCCATGAACTGTCCCGCGCGGCCCAGCTGCTCGGGTGGCCCGTCGAGGTAGACATGGGCGTCCGGCATCTCGCGCCGGCCCTTGGAGGCGAAGACGAGCATGGTGCCGATACCGCCGTCGATGTCGATCTTGTGATCCGAGAGCGTGGCCCCGGTGTCGTAGCTCAGGTCATAAAGCGCCTGTTTGTGCTCCATCAGGTGCAACGCCAGCGCCTTCAGCATGCGCGCGCGGTCGTGGAAGGTCATGGCGCGCAAGGCAGGGCCGCCACGGTCGCGGGCAAATCCCAGCATCGCGCCCGCGTCCAGAGCGTCGTTGCCAGCCTGCGCGATCACCTCCCCGGTGATGGCGCTGGCGATATTGCGGGCGCCGGCGCCGGGGGCCAGCCATTCGCCGGCGGCGTAACTGTGAATATCGCGCATGTCGGCTCCTTCAGTGAGTGTCGTAGTCGATGACGAGCGTGTCGCTCAGCGGGTAGCTCTGGCAGGTCAGCACATAGCCACGCTCGACCTCGTAGTCCTCAAGCGCGTGGTTCGAGATCATCTCGACCTCGCCCTCAAGCACCTTGCCCATGCAGGTCGAGCAAACCCCGGCCTTGCAGGAGAACGGCGCTTCCTGTCCGTTCTCCAACGCGGCTTCGAGGACCGATTGCCCCTTCTGCATGGAGAAGCTGCGCCGCGCGCCGTCGATGATAACGGTGATCTCGGTGCCCTTCTGGCCCTCGCTGCGCTTGGCCATTTCCTGTTTCGCCAGACGGCCCTGCTGGCTTTCGCTGAACAGTTCGAACTTGATCTGTTCCTCGCTGAGACCATTGGTCTTCAGCGCCTCGGCAATCGCCAGCATCATCGGCTCCGGTCCGCAGATGAAGGCGGTGTCGATCGTGTCGATCTGAATCCAGTGCTTGAACAGCGCGTTGCATTTGTCCTGATCGACGCGGCCCTCGAAGAGCTCCATGTCCTGCCCGGATTCGAGGATGTGGATCACCGTCAACCGCCCCATGTAGCGGTTCTTGAGGTCCTCGAGTTCCTCGCGGAACATGATCGTGTTCACCGCGCGGTTGGCATAGACCAGCGTGAAGGTCGACTGCGGCTCACGTTTCAGCACGGTTTTCAGGATCGACAGCACCGGGGTGATGCCCGAGCCGCCCGCGAAGCCGAGGTAGTTCTTGGCCACCTCTGGCTCGATCGGGGTGAAGAACTTGCCCTGTGGCGGCATGGCGTGCAGCACGTCGCCGACCCTGAGCTCAGTATTGGCATAGGTCGAGAAAGCGCCGCCATCGACCCGCTTGATCCCGACTTTAAGCTCGCCATCGTCCAGCCCGGCGCAAATCGAGTAGTTGCGGCGCAACTCGGTGCCGTCGAAATCCTGTTTGAAGGTCAGGTATTGGCCCTGGGTAAAGGCGAAGGCCTCGGGGTTTTCCGGCTTCAGCGTCAGCACCACCGCGTCGCGGATGGTGTGGTGAATATCAGTCACTAACAGGGGGTGGAACTGGCTCATCGGGGCCTCAGATACATTTGAAATAGTCGAAGGGTTCAAGGCAGTCTTGGCAGCGCCACTGCGCCTTGCAGGGGGTCGAGCCGAACTGGCTGATGCGCTCCACCGCCTTGGATTTGCAGTGCGGGCAGTGCTGCGGTCCGCCAGCGGGGCGGGGCGGGGCGATGCCATAGGCTTCGAGCTTGGCGCGGCCGGTGTCACTCATCCACTCAGTGGTCCAGGGCGGGGAGAGCTGGCGTTTCAACTCCAGCTTCTCGATCCCGTGGCCGAGCAGGGCCGTCTCAATGTCGAGATTGATGATGCTGGTGGCGGGGCAGCCTGAATAGGTC is a window of Sulfitobacter sp. W027 DNA encoding:
- the paaD gene encoding 1,2-phenylacetyl-CoA epoxidase subunit PaaD, whose translation is MVWAWLSAIPDPEIPAISLTDLGIIRNVEWDNDTLVVTITPTYSGCPATSIINLDIETALLGHGIEKLELKRQLSPPWTTEWMSDTGRAKLEAYGIAPPRPAGGPQHCPHCKSKAVERISQFGSTPCKAQWRCQDCLEPFDYFKCI
- a CDS encoding 2Fe-2S iron-sulfur cluster-binding protein, with translation MSQFHPLLVTDIHHTIRDAVVLTLKPENPEAFAFTQGQYLTFKQDFDGTELRRNYSICAGLDDGELKVGIKRVDGGAFSTYANTELRVGDVLHAMPPQGKFFTPIEPEVAKNYLGFAGGSGITPVLSILKTVLKREPQSTFTLVYANRAVNTIMFREELEDLKNRYMGRLTVIHILESGQDMELFEGRVDQDKCNALFKHWIQIDTIDTAFICGPEPMMLAIAEALKTNGLSEEQIKFELFSESQQGRLAKQEMAKRSEGQKGTEITVIIDGARRSFSMQKGQSVLEAALENGQEAPFSCKAGVCSTCMGKVLEGEVEMISNHALEDYEVERGYVLTCQSYPLSDTLVIDYDTH